One Bufo gargarizans isolate SCDJY-AF-19 chromosome 3, ASM1485885v1, whole genome shotgun sequence DNA segment encodes these proteins:
- the LOC122931456 gene encoding protein S100-B-like gives MDSLKPESTCPSSFPSLPDGQALTELESSMVNIIRIFHSYSNEHCKLRRKNLKELINNQMSTFVKQVQDTDTLDVIFRDLDANHDREIDFSEFAALIAMVTSACHTSFHEAQ, from the exons ATGGATTCACTGAAGCCAGAAAGCACCTGCCCTTCAAGTTTTCCAAGTTTACCAGATGG ACAAGCGCTGACAGAGCTGGAAAGCTCCATGGTAAATATCATACGGATCTTCCATTCTTATTCTAATGAACACTGCAAGCTGAGGAGGAAAAATCTGAAAGAACTGATCAACAACCAGATGTCAACATTTGTGAAG CAAGTCCAAGACACAGACACactcgatgttattttcagagaCTTGGACGCAAACCACGACCGGGAGATAGATTTTAGTGAATTTGCTGCGCTAATTGCCATGGTTACATCAGCATGTCACACCTCCTTCCATGAAGCACAGTGA